The following nucleotide sequence is from Nocardioides daedukensis.
CACCTCGATGACTCGGGAGATGAGCTCCCTGGTCGAGGCGTTCGGCTATGGCCTCGACGAATTGCAGTGGTTCACGATCAACGCGATGAAGTCGGCCTTCCTGCCCTTCGACGAGCGACTGGCGCTGATCAACGAGGTGATCAAGCCCGGCTATGCGGCACTGGCCGAGCCGGGACCGGGAGCACGCTGAACCAGGGCTGCGACCAGCCGGCCAGGTCCAGGTCGCCGGAGACGAAGCCCTCGGTTCGGGCCTGTCGGGCCTGCCCGCTGGTGGGTTCATAGCAGTTCAGCTCGCTGTCCAGCACGAGCACCACGTGGCGAGGTAGCCACCGGCTGCCGATGAACAGGGGCACCCGATGGCCGTCGGCGGCCGCGGCACGGATCGCGGCGAGGGCTCCCTCGCGACGACCGGGCAGGATCGGGTGGGGGCGGTACGTCGTACCGCGCACGCCGGAGGAGCTGCTCATCTGGTGTGCGATCGACCAGGGTGGCGTGCCCAGGGCCCGGGGCCACGGGACCTGCAGCCGACCGGCGACGTCGACACTGCTCGTCGTACGTCGGTGCATCGCCAGTGACTCCCGCTCGAACGCGGCCGGGTCCTCCACCAGCGCTGCGTAGTTGGGGTCATTGAGCATCCGGGCGGCGACCAGGACCGATGCGCCGCAGGTGGTCCGATCGGGTTGCCGCAGGCTCCCGGAGACGAGACGCTCAAGCGTCGAGATCATGCGCGTGCCTGGGCGAGGCGCCGGGTGATCTCGGCATGGGCGCGGTCGGAGGACATCGTCCGGCAGCCCTTGCCGACCGCGTCGGCGACCACGCGGCGCTGCTCGCGGGCCAGCACGAGACCGCGCCGGATGAGGACCAGCGGCGGCTTGCGGTGCTCGCGCAGGTCGCGGACCAGTCGGCGCCAGAACGTCAGCAGGGGGTGCTGGGTGATGCAGTAGGCCTCGGCGAGCAGGCCCCGCTCCCGGGCCGGCGCGACGATGTCCTGGGCGAAGATCCCCTCGGCCACGAACAACGGGGAGCCGGCCAGGTCGAGCATCCTGTGGCCGAAGTGGGCGCTGCGGGAGATGTCATAGCAGGGCACGTCCGCGCTCCCGTCGCGACACAGCTTCTCCAGCGTGGCCAGGGCCTCCTCGGGGAGCCACGAGTCGGGGTGGTCCCAGTCGACCAGCCCGGCATTCGCGCCTTCGGTGATCAACGGCAGCGAGAGATCGGTGCCGTCCTTGTAGAAGTCGTCGAGGCGCAGCACCGGCAGTCCCAGCCGCTCGGCCAGTCGGGACTTCCCGGAGCCCGAGGGCCCGGCGACGATGATGGCGAGGGAAGGCACCCCGCCATTCTGCCTGATCCGTGGTGCACCCCCGCATCCGATGTGCACTACGCTGACGTGGTTTTGCAATCATGCGTAGGGAGGCGTCATGAGCGCTGGACATCATGCTCGGGACCGGGAATCCACGAGTCGACGTCCGCTCGTCATCGGTCTGGTAGTCCTGGCCGCGGTGCTTGCTGCCCTGATCACCCGTGAAGCGGTCAGCTCCGACGAGGCCGCTGCGTGCACGTCCCGTCCGGAGGCAACGATCGTGGCCGCGCCCGGGCTTGCGCCCGCGCTGAAGGATGTCGCCGCCGCGATGACCGAGGAGGGCCGGTGCTCGCGGATCACGGTCAAGGCCCAGGAGTCCAGCACGGTCTTCGCCCAGCTGCTCGCCACCGACGAGGACAGCCCCACCCTGTGGGTGCCCGACTCCGATGTCTGGGTCGACCAGCTCGCGGCCGAGGGGATCGAGACCGAGGTGCTCGCCGCGGCCCTGGCCTCCTCGCCGATCGTGCTGGCCGGCGGCCCGTCGACCACCGCCCCGAGCAACTGGTTTGCCGCACTCTCCAGCGGCCGCGTCGTCATGGCGGACCCACAGGCCGACTCCGCCTCGGCGATGGCGCTGGTCGCCCCTCGCGCCGAGCGGGAGACCTCGGGGGTCTCGGACGCGGAGGTCCAGGCCCGCCTGGTCCCGCTCGCCCAGCACTACGGCGAGCGAGCCAGTGCCCAGCAACCGGTCGCCGAACGGCTCGCCGCCGTCTCCTCGACCACCAAGCAGATGGTCCCGGTCTCCGAGCAGGTCTGGCTCGAGGCCCGTCGGGCGAACCGACGGGTGCATGCGGTGGTGCCGCAGACCGGCACGTTCCTGCAGCGATATCCGCTCCTCGGTGTCTCCGCGGGCACGGACGCGGGGGACTCGCCGGCAGTTGCGGAGTTTCTGGACTACCTCTCACGTCCCCAGGGTGCACTCGTCCTGGCCGATCACGACCTGCGTGACAAGACCGGCGCGGCCCTGCCGGGCGGGGTGGGGATCGGCTACGTGAGCGAGCTGGCACGACCGAGCGCCGCCGAGATCCGGGCGGACCTGCGGATGTGGGACGTGCTGACCGTTCCCTCGAGTCTGCTGGCCGTCGTCGACGCCTCCGGCTCGATGGACTTCAAGGCTGGTGCGAACACCCGGATGCAGCTGGCCATGTCGGCTGCCGGTACGGCGCTGCAGGCATTCCCCGACAACGCTCGCGTCGGGCTGTGGCTCTTCTCGATCGACCTGGGTGACGGCACCGATCATCGTGAGCTGGTCCCGCTGCGCCGCCTCGACAAGTCGGTCGGCTCGGACACCCAACGCGACACCTTGCGGTCGTGGCTGGGCAAGGCGCTGGACCTGACAGGCGGCGGCACCGGCCTCTATGACACGACGCTGGCGGCCTTCCGCAGCGCGCAGAAGGACTACGACCCCGACTACTTCAACGCGGTGGTGCTGCTCAGCGACGGGGCCAACGACGACCCGGGATCGATGCGCCAGGCCGACCTGCTCAAGGCCCTGCGCGACGAGGCGGACCCCGAGCGCCCGGTGCGGATCATCGCGATCGGGATCTCCGAGGACGCCGACATGAAGTCGCTGGAGAAGATCGCCGAGGCGACCAACGGCGGCGCCTACGAGGCGCGCGACCCCCGCGACATCCTCGAGGTGATCTCGAAGGCGTTGCTGGCCCGCTGAACCCCGACCGGTGAGCCCAGGGCCCCCACTGCTGGGGGCCCTGGGCCAGGCTCAGATCCCGACCGGGTGCCAGACCGTCTTGGTCTCGAGGACGTCGGTCATCCTCGAGATGCCCGGGTCCTGCGACCAGTCCGGCTCGGCCGCGGGAGCACGGCGTACCCGCTTGAGGTTCTCTGCGGCAGCCACCTCCAGGTCGCGGGCCAGGTCGGCGTCACCGGCCACACCGGTGAGGTCGATCGCGTTGACGTCCATGTGCGAGGCCAGCCACGGCGCGACGCTGGCCGCGGAGCCGGTGAGCAGGTTGACCACGCCGCCGGGCACGTCGGAGGTGGCCAGCACCTCGGCGAACGTGACCGCAGGCAACGGCCGCTCGTAGGACGAGACCACGACGACGGTGTTGCCGACGACGATGGCCGGGGCGACGACGCTGATCAGGCCGAGCAGGCTCGACTCCTGGGGCGCCAGGACGGCCACCACACCAGTCGGCTCGGGGGAGGAGAGGTTGAAGAAGGGACCGGCGACCGGGTTGGCGCCCCCGGTGACCTGGGCGATCTTGTCCGCCCAGCCGGCGTACCAGACCAGGCGGTCGATCGCCTCGTCGACGACCTTGTCCGCCCGAGCAGCGCTCAGTCCCTCGGACTTCTGCACGGCGTCGACGAACTGCGGGCGGCGGTCCTCGGCGACCTCCGCGATCCGGTAGAGGATCTGCGCGCGGTTGTAGGCGGTGCGCGCGGACCATCCGCCGAATGCCTTCCGGGCGGCCGTCACGGCGTCGCGGGCGTCCTTGCGGGAGGCAAGGGAGGCGTTGGCCATGAACTTTCCCTTCGCGTCGTTGACCACATAGGAATAGCCGGACTCCGAGCGCGGGAACGCGCCACCGATGTAGAGCTTGTAGGTCTTGCGTACGTCGATGCGGGCCATCAGTCCTGTGCTCCCTTGAGATAGGCCTCGAGGCCGTGGCGGCCGCCCTCGCGGCCGTAGCCCGACTCCTTGTAGCCGCCGAACGGGCTGGTCGGGTCGAACTTGTTGAAGGTGTTGGCCCAGACCACTCCGGCACGGAGCTGGTCGGCCATCCAGAGGATCCGCGAACCCTTGTCGGTCCAGACCCCGGCCGAGAGGCCGTACGGCGTGTTGTTGGCCTTCTCGACCGCCTCTGCGGGCGTGCGGAAGGTCAGCACCGAGAGCACCGGGCCGAAGATCTCCTCGCGGGCGACCCGGTGCGCCTGGGTGACGCCGGTGAAGAGCGTCGGAGCGAACCAGAATCCGTTGCTGGGCAGGTCGCAGGCCGGCGACCAGCGGCCGGCGCCCTCCTGCTCGCCAACCTCCACGAGCTCCTTGATCCGGGTCAGCTGGGCCTGCGAGTTGATCGCGCCCACGTCGGTGTTCTTGTCGAGTGGATCGCCCACGCGCAGGGTGGACATCCGGCGCTTGAGGCGCTCGAGGACCTCGTCGGCCACGCTCTCCTGCACGAGCAGACGGCTGCCGGCGCAGCAGACGTGGCCCTGGTTGAAGAAGATGCCGTTGACGATGCCCTCGATCGCCTGGTCCATCGGCGCGTCGTCGAAGACGATGTTGGCGGCCTTGCCGCCGAGCTCGAGGGTGACCTTCTTGTCGGTGCCGGCCACGGACTTGGCAATGGCGCGACCGACGTCGGTGGAGCCGGTGAAGGCGACCTTGTCGACGTTGTCGTGACCGACCAGGTGCCGGCCGGTCTCACCGGCGCCGGTGATGATGTTGACCACCCCGGCCGGGAGGTCGGCCTGCTGGCAGATCTCGGCGAAGAGCAGCGCGGTCAGCGGCGTGGTCTCGGCGGGCTTGAGCACGACGGTGTTGCCGGCAGCCAGTGCCGGGGCGATCTTCCAGGCCAGCATCAGCAGCGGGAAGTTCCACGGGATCACCTGGGCGGCGACACCCAGGCTGCGGGTGCCGTAGCCGCTG
It contains:
- a CDS encoding aldehyde dehydrogenase family protein, with translation MARIDVRKTYKLYIGGAFPRSESGYSYVVNDAKGKFMANASLASRKDARDAVTAARKAFGGWSARTAYNRAQILYRIAEVAEDRRPQFVDAVQKSEGLSAARADKVVDEAIDRLVWYAGWADKIAQVTGGANPVAGPFFNLSSPEPTGVVAVLAPQESSLLGLISVVAPAIVVGNTVVVVSSYERPLPAVTFAEVLATSDVPGGVVNLLTGSAASVAPWLASHMDVNAIDLTGVAGDADLARDLEVAAAENLKRVRRAPAAEPDWSQDPGISRMTDVLETKTVWHPVGI
- a CDS encoding substrate-binding and VWA domain-containing protein — protein: MSAGHHARDRESTSRRPLVIGLVVLAAVLAALITREAVSSDEAAACTSRPEATIVAAPGLAPALKDVAAAMTEEGRCSRITVKAQESSTVFAQLLATDEDSPTLWVPDSDVWVDQLAAEGIETEVLAAALASSPIVLAGGPSTTAPSNWFAALSSGRVVMADPQADSASAMALVAPRAERETSGVSDAEVQARLVPLAQHYGERASAQQPVAERLAAVSSTTKQMVPVSEQVWLEARRANRRVHAVVPQTGTFLQRYPLLGVSAGTDAGDSPAVAEFLDYLSRPQGALVLADHDLRDKTGAALPGGVGIGYVSELARPSAAEIRADLRMWDVLTVPSSLLAVVDASGSMDFKAGANTRMQLAMSAAGTALQAFPDNARVGLWLFSIDLGDGTDHRELVPLRRLDKSVGSDTQRDTLRSWLGKALDLTGGGTGLYDTTLAAFRSAQKDYDPDYFNAVVLLSDGANDDPGSMRQADLLKALRDEADPERPVRIIAIGISEDADMKSLEKIAEATNGGAYEARDPRDILEVISKALLAR
- a CDS encoding aldehyde dehydrogenase family protein; protein product: MATKKTTGTAVSKAAAFDYAPAPESRSIVDIKASYGLFINGEFVDGTGTRFKTINPATEEVLAEVSEASEADVDAAVKAARRAHSRVWGPMPGKERAKYLYRIARIIQERGRELAVLESIDNGKPIKESRDVDVPIAAAHFFYYAGWADKLEYSGYGTRSLGVAAQVIPWNFPLLMLAWKIAPALAAGNTVVLKPAETTPLTALLFAEICQQADLPAGVVNIITGAGETGRHLVGHDNVDKVAFTGSTDVGRAIAKSVAGTDKKVTLELGGKAANIVFDDAPMDQAIEGIVNGIFFNQGHVCCAGSRLLVQESVADEVLERLKRRMSTLRVGDPLDKNTDVGAINSQAQLTRIKELVEVGEQEGAGRWSPACDLPSNGFWFAPTLFTGVTQAHRVAREEIFGPVLSVLTFRTPAEAVEKANNTPYGLSAGVWTDKGSRILWMADQLRAGVVWANTFNKFDPTSPFGGYKESGYGREGGRHGLEAYLKGAQD
- a CDS encoding ATP-binding protein, translating into MPSLAIIVAGPSGSGKSRLAERLGLPVLRLDDFYKDGTDLSLPLITEGANAGLVDWDHPDSWLPEEALATLEKLCRDGSADVPCYDISRSAHFGHRMLDLAGSPLFVAEGIFAQDIVAPARERGLLAEAYCITQHPLLTFWRRLVRDLREHRKPPLVLIRRGLVLAREQRRVVADAVGKGCRTMSSDRAHAEITRRLAQARA